One part of the Nitrosophilus kaiyonis genome encodes these proteins:
- a CDS encoding CvpA family protein, whose translation MENFGYFDIIVGIIIILLGLKGLIDGFIKEFFGLLGIIGGIYFGSHYSDVVGKFISENIFSIKNPAALNFVGFLLTLGAFWLAMVFIGKLFAKLSSASGMGIIDRLAGFAFGAAKIFLIFSVIAYAISNIEATKKAVDKYTKNSFLYPYMIKTGSYIIKLNPKDITQKVEEKSEKLKEIIKEKAQSEAVKEIKNKISNSLESNKSK comes from the coding sequence ATGGAAAACTTTGGATATTTTGATATTATAGTTGGAATTATAATCATTTTACTTGGTTTAAAAGGCTTGATTGATGGTTTTATAAAAGAGTTTTTTGGCCTTTTAGGAATCATCGGGGGTATATATTTTGGCTCACACTATTCAGATGTTGTTGGAAAATTTATTAGTGAAAACATCTTTTCTATAAAAAATCCTGCTGCTTTAAATTTTGTAGGTTTTCTTTTAACACTTGGTGCATTTTGGCTTGCAATGGTTTTTATTGGCAAACTATTTGCAAAATTAAGTAGCGCAAGCGGAATGGGAATTATTGATAGACTTGCAGGATTTGCTTTTGGGGCTGCAAAAATATTTCTTATATTCTCAGTAATTGCCTATGCTATTTCTAATATTGAAGCAACAAAAAAAGCTGTAGATAAATATACAAAAAACTCTTTTCTTTATCCTTACATGATTAAAACTGGCAGTTACATAATTAAGCTAAATCCAAAAGATATAACTCAAAAGGTTGAAGAAAAAAGTGAAAAATTAAAAGAGATTATAAAAGAAAAAGCACAAAGTGAAGCTGTAAAAGAGATAAAGAATAAAATTTCAAATTCACTTGAATCAAATAAATCAAAATAA
- the hisG gene encoding ATP phosphoribosyltransferase, whose amino-acid sequence MITVALPKGRIAKETLSIFEKIFNKEFKFGERKLILEDKDFRFLLVRNQDVPTYVYHQAADIGVVGLDVLEEQKLDLIRLLDLNIGKCSVCIGIKEEESLDFSKPTIKVATKMVNIARDYFSKNAIPVEIIKLYGSIELAPLIGLADMIVDIVETGETMRQNGLKPALTIMESSAHLIANKNSFFSKKDEILSLYEKIEKEIKSES is encoded by the coding sequence ATGATAACTGTGGCTCTTCCTAAAGGCAGAATTGCAAAAGAGACTCTTTCAATTTTTGAAAAAATTTTTAATAAAGAGTTTAAATTTGGTGAGAGAAAGCTTATATTAGAAGATAAAGATTTTAGATTTTTACTTGTTAGAAATCAAGATGTTCCAACTTATGTATATCATCAAGCTGCAGATATTGGGGTTGTGGGTTTAGATGTTTTAGAAGAGCAAAAACTTGATTTAATAAGGCTACTTGATTTAAATATAGGAAAATGTAGTGTTTGCATTGGTATAAAAGAGGAAGAAAGTTTAGATTTTTCAAAACCAACAATCAAAGTTGCAACAAAAATGGTCAATATTGCAAGAGACTACTTTAGCAAAAATGCTATACCAGTAGAGATTATAAAACTTTATGGCTCAATTGAGCTTGCCCCATTAATTGGGTTAGCTGATATGATTGTTGATATTGTTGAAACAGGTGAGACAATGAGACAAAATGGATTAAAGCCTGCTTTAACTATTATGGAATCAAGTGCTCATTTAATAGCTAATAAAAATAGTTTCTTTTCAAAAAAAGATGAGATTTTATCCCTTTATGAAAAAATAGAGAAAGAGATAAAAAGTGAGTCTTGA
- a CDS encoding type III pantothenate kinase — protein sequence MLLCDIGNSYAHLYDFKKSWREEIDFFLKKYKNHKIFYISVNNRITPYLKNRNWINLEKYINLNTNYKGMGIDRKAVCLAVEDGVIVDAGSAITVDIMEKKFHKGGFIIPGFKAIENAYMSISDRLKYTIDFNVDINKLPLKTSDAISYGAIKPIVLSIKDVAKNKKIFFTGGDGEKLSKYFDGSIYDENLVFKGMKKALKEIK from the coding sequence ATGCTTCTTTGTGATATTGGTAATAGTTATGCCCATCTATATGATTTTAAAAAGAGTTGGAGAGAAGAGATTGATTTTTTTTTAAAAAAATATAAAAACCATAAAATTTTTTATATAAGTGTAAATAATAGAATTACTCCTTATCTAAAAAACAGAAATTGGATTAATTTAGAAAAATATATAAATTTAAATACAAATTATAAGGGAATGGGTATAGATAGAAAAGCTGTATGCCTTGCAGTAGAGGATGGCGTTATTGTAGATGCAGGAAGTGCAATAACTGTTGATATTATGGAAAAAAAATTTCATAAAGGTGGATTTATAATACCTGGGTTTAAAGCCATAGAAAATGCATATATGAGTATTTCAGATAGATTAAAATATACGATAGATTTTAATGTTGATATAAATAAATTACCTTTAAAAACATCAGATGCTATTAGTTATGGAGCTATTAAACCTATTGTACTTTCAATAAAAGATGTTGCAAAAAATAAGAAGATTTTTTTTACGGGAGGAGATGGAGAGAAACTTTCAAAATATTTTGATGGGTCAATTTATGATGAAAATTTAGTTTTTAAGGGAATGAAAAAAGCTTTAAAGGAAATAAAATGA
- the gatC gene encoding Asp-tRNA(Asn)/Glu-tRNA(Gln) amidotransferase subunit GatC, whose translation MQIDKKLLKRLESLSQIKIDETKESEILEELNKFLDFVEILNELDVENLEATFSTLESGSPFRKDIPKSQSEIGEKILKNAPKSEDNFFIVPKIIE comes from the coding sequence ATGCAAATAGATAAGAAACTTCTCAAAAGATTAGAATCTCTTTCTCAAATAAAGATCGATGAAACCAAGGAGAGCGAAATTTTAGAAGAGTTAAACAAATTTTTAGATTTTGTTGAAATACTTAATGAATTAGATGTTGAAAATCTTGAGGCAACTTTTTCAACATTAGAGAGTGGTTCTCCATTTAGAAAAGATATTCCAAAAAGCCAAAGTGAAATTGGAGAAAAAATATTAAAAAATGCTCCAAAATCAGAAGATAATTTTTTCATAGTTCCAAAAATAATAGAATAA
- a CDS encoding class I SAM-dependent DNA methyltransferase, with protein sequence MSLDLYAIIEPYLGFDEEKEFLHDIYLEKLKHLNAKKVLDIGCGSGSFLLKAKKNGIDIEGIDLSKEMVKRALEKGVSAKAIDLCKLEKKYDAAVAIFDVLNYLDKKEIKRFLKCVDNVLVDGGYFICDINTLYGFKEVAQGVIAIDKEDRYIVLDAEFEKNILLTKIDYFEKVENCYKKYSGFIKQYYHEIDQLKEVKNLKIVDIDFVALYSDISDKAILIYKKGKI encoded by the coding sequence GTGAGTCTTGATTTATATGCAATAATAGAGCCATATTTGGGGTTTGATGAAGAAAAAGAGTTTTTACATGATATCTATTTGGAAAAACTCAAACATTTAAATGCTAAAAAAGTTTTGGATATTGGATGTGGCAGTGGCTCTTTTTTACTAAAAGCCAAAAAAAATGGTATTGATATAGAAGGAATTGATTTAAGCAAAGAGATGGTAAAAAGAGCACTTGAAAAAGGTGTGTCTGCTAAAGCAATAGATTTATGCAAATTGGAAAAGAAATATGATGCTGCAGTAGCTATATTTGATGTTTTAAACTATTTAGACAAAAAAGAGATAAAAAGATTTTTAAAATGTGTCGATAATGTTTTAGTCGATGGTGGTTATTTTATCTGTGATATAAATACGCTTTATGGTTTCAAAGAGGTTGCTCAAGGAGTTATAGCAATAGATAAAGAAGATAGATATATTGTATTGGATGCAGAGTTCGAAAAGAATATTTTATTAACTAAAATTGATTATTTTGAAAAAGTTGAAAATTGCTATAAAAAATATAGTGGATTTATAAAACAGTATTACCATGAAATTGACCAGTTAAAAGAAGTTAAAAATCTTAAAATTGTTGACATTGATTTTGTTGCTCTTTATTCAGATATATCAGATAAAGCAATTTTAATATATAAAAAGGGAAAAATTTAA
- the lysS gene encoding lysine--tRNA ligase has product MIFDNQYEQLRIQKAKELRESGVNPYGTGFKKEITNKEFLEKFDYVKDLEEKKDYSQKVTLIGRIKFLRLMGKAAFAKIEDDTGIVQIYFNQDALGKEWFKKVKKLIEVGDIIEAFGYPFVTKTGELTLHVEKLNLVTKAIVPLPEKYHGLQDKELRYRQRYLDMIMNPKTREIFRTRSKVVSLIREFFEKHGFLEVETPMMHPIPGGANARPFVTHHHALGVDRYLRIAPELYLKRLVVGGFEAVFEINRNFRNEGMDATHNPEFTMIEFYWAYHTYEDLMKLTEDLFDYIFEKLNLPKILPYDEYEVDFSTPFKRIKYKDAIVEVGGIDPEIVENRDKIIKFLKENGIEVDERLSLGALQAELFDNFVENRLINPTFVTHFPIEISPLARRSDEDPEIAERFELFIAGREIANGFNELNDPIDQYERFKAQVAQKDVDDEAMHMDEDFVRALGYGMPPTAGEGIGIDRLIMLLTNQHTIRDVILFPAMRPKKSETEEKTKKEKK; this is encoded by the coding sequence TTGATTTTTGATAATCAGTATGAACAACTAAGAATTCAAAAAGCAAAAGAGCTAAGAGAATCTGGAGTAAATCCTTATGGTACAGGTTTCAAAAAAGAGATAACAAACAAAGAGTTTTTAGAAAAATTTGATTATGTTAAAGATTTAGAAGAGAAAAAAGATTATTCACAAAAAGTTACTCTTATTGGAAGAATAAAATTTCTAAGATTAATGGGAAAAGCAGCATTTGCAAAAATAGAAGATGATACTGGAATTGTTCAAATATATTTTAATCAAGATGCCCTTGGCAAAGAGTGGTTTAAAAAAGTTAAAAAGCTTATAGAAGTTGGTGATATTATTGAAGCCTTTGGATATCCTTTTGTAACAAAAACTGGAGAGTTAACTCTTCATGTTGAAAAATTAAATCTTGTTACAAAAGCAATAGTACCACTTCCTGAAAAATATCATGGATTACAAGATAAAGAGCTAAGATATAGACAAAGATATCTTGATATGATAATGAATCCAAAAACAAGAGAGATTTTTAGAACAAGAAGTAAAGTTGTAAGTTTAATTAGAGAATTTTTTGAAAAACATGGTTTTTTAGAAGTTGAAACACCTATGATGCATCCTATTCCAGGTGGTGCTAATGCAAGACCTTTTGTAACTCACCATCATGCATTAGGAGTTGATAGATATCTAAGAATTGCACCAGAACTTTATCTAAAAAGATTAGTTGTAGGCGGTTTTGAAGCTGTTTTTGAAATAAACAGAAATTTTAGAAACGAAGGTATGGATGCTACTCACAATCCAGAATTTACAATGATTGAGTTTTATTGGGCATATCATACTTATGAAGATTTGATGAAACTAACTGAAGATCTTTTTGATTATATTTTTGAAAAATTAAACCTTCCAAAAATTTTGCCATATGATGAGTATGAAGTAGATTTTTCAACACCATTTAAAAGAATAAAATATAAAGATGCAATTGTTGAAGTTGGTGGAATAGACCCTGAAATAGTAGAAAACAGAGATAAAATCATAAAATTTTTAAAAGAAAACGGCATTGAAGTAGATGAGAGACTATCTCTTGGAGCACTTCAGGCTGAACTTTTTGATAATTTTGTAGAAAACAGACTTATAAATCCAACTTTTGTTACACATTTTCCAATTGAGATAAGTCCACTTGCTAGAAGAAGTGATGAAGATCCAGAAATAGCTGAGAGATTTGAATTATTTATTGCTGGTCGCGAAATAGCCAATGGTTTTAATGAGCTTAATGACCCAATTGATCAATATGAAAGATTTAAAGCTCAAGTTGCTCAAAAAGATGTTGATGATGAAGCAATGCATATGGATGAAGATTTTGTTAGAGCACTTGGATATGGAATGCCTCCAACTGCTGGAGAAGGAATAGGGATAGATAGATTAATTATGTTATTAACAAATCAGCATACAATAAGAGATGTTATCTTATTTCCTGCAATGAGACCAAAAAAAAGTGAAACTGAAGAAAAAACAAAAAAGGAAAAAAAATGA
- a CDS encoding type IV pilus twitching motility protein PilT, which yields MADLDIRKLLKTVVAYKASDLHLVSGSEPQIRIDGKLVPLNLPKLDGKQIEEMCYGIITDKQKKIFEEEGELDFALMVPDVGRFRANYYNTLGEIAAAFRIIPLKIPTLEDINAPEIFYNIIKREKGLILVTGPTGSGKSTTLAALLNEINHNERKHIITIEDPVEFVHENDKSLFSHREIGTDTKTFARALKYAMREDPDVILIGEMRDKETIAAALTAAETGHLVLGTLHTNSASQTVNRIIDVFGGDEQPQVRAMLSTSLVAVISQALIPKIGGGRVATFEILINTPAIANLIRENKAHQIYSQMQLNQQQTGMQTQTQILLKLLKNHMITKEDALRYSNRPEELKNLIQAL from the coding sequence ATGGCAGATTTAGATATAAGAAAATTATTAAAAACTGTTGTAGCATACAAAGCATCAGATCTTCATCTTGTAAGTGGAAGTGAACCTCAAATAAGAATAGATGGAAAACTTGTTCCTCTAAATCTTCCAAAACTTGATGGAAAACAGATTGAAGAGATGTGTTATGGAATCATTACAGATAAGCAAAAAAAGATTTTTGAAGAAGAAGGTGAGCTTGATTTTGCATTAATGGTTCCAGATGTCGGAAGATTTAGGGCCAACTATTATAATACATTAGGAGAAATTGCAGCGGCATTTAGGATAATTCCATTAAAAATTCCAACTTTAGAAGATATAAATGCTCCAGAAATTTTTTATAATATTATTAAAAGAGAAAAAGGTCTCATTCTTGTAACTGGTCCAACAGGAAGTGGTAAATCTACCACATTAGCTGCGCTTTTAAATGAGATTAACCATAATGAAAGAAAACATATAATCACTATAGAAGACCCGGTAGAATTTGTTCATGAAAATGACAAATCACTATTTTCACATAGAGAAATAGGTACAGATACGAAAACTTTTGCTAGAGCATTAAAATATGCAATGAGGGAAGACCCAGATGTTATTCTAATTGGTGAGATGAGGGACAAAGAAACAATTGCAGCTGCACTTACTGCTGCTGAAACCGGACACTTAGTTCTTGGAACTTTACACACAAACTCAGCTTCTCAAACAGTCAATAGAATTATTGATGTATTTGGCGGAGATGAGCAGCCTCAGGTTAGAGCAATGCTATCAACAAGCTTAGTAGCTGTTATTTCTCAAGCTTTGATACCAAAAATTGGTGGAGGAAGAGTTGCAACTTTTGAAATTCTTATAAATACTCCTGCTATTGCCAACCTTATTAGAGAAAATAAAGCTCACCAAATATATTCTCAAATGCAGTTAAATCAACAACAAACAGGTATGCAAACACAAACTCAAATATTATTAAAACTTCTAAAAAATCATATGATAACAAAAGAGGATGCTCTTAGGTATTCTAATAGACCTGAAGAATTAAAAAATCTTATACAAGCTTTATAA